A window of the Arachis duranensis cultivar V14167 chromosome 5, aradu.V14167.gnm2.J7QH, whole genome shotgun sequence genome harbors these coding sequences:
- the LOC107489562 gene encoding cytochrome b5: MPTISNFYSMKDASKHSTKDDCWIVVNGKVYDVTQYLDDHPGGDDVILAATGRDATDDFEDAGHSKSAREQMEEYFIGELDTSAPIFTEKSYHVKLMQLAKQCWAVPVTAVGISVVVGFVYLRKK; encoded by the exons ATGCCAACGATATCAAACTTCTACAGCATGAAAGATGCATCCAAGCACAGCACCAAAGACGATTGCTGGATCGTTGTGAATGGAAAG GTATATGATGTAACACAATATTTGGATGATCATCCTGGTGGAGATGATGTAATCCTTGCCGCAACTG GGAGAGATGCAACAGATGATTTTGAAGATGCCGGACACAGCAAAAGCGCGAGAGAACAAATGGAGGAGTACTTCATTGGTGAGCTTGACACATCGGCGCCAATTTTCACTGAGAAAAGTTACCATGTGAAGCTCATGCAGTTGGCAAAGCAATGTTGGGCTGTTCCTGTAACTGCTGTTGGTATCTCGGTAGTAGTTGGATTCGTATACTTGCGTAAGAAGTAA